One region of Corvus cornix cornix isolate S_Up_H32 chromosome 14, ASM73873v5, whole genome shotgun sequence genomic DNA includes:
- the LOC104684846 gene encoding parvalbumin, thymic CPV3 yields the protein MSLTDILSPSDIAAALRDCQAPDSFSPKKFFQISGMSKKSSSQLKEIFRILDNDQSGFIEEDELKYFLQRFECGARVLTTSETKTFLAAADHDGDGKIGAEEFQEMVQA from the exons ATGAGCCTTACAGACATTCTAAGCCCTTCTGACATCGCTGCTGCTCTGCGGGACTGCCAAG ctccAGATTCCTTTAGTCCCAAAAAATTCTTTCAGATCAGTGGGATGTCTAAAAAGAGTAGCAGCCAGCTCAAGGAGATCTTCCGGATTCTCGACAATGATCAAAGTGGCTTTATTGAGGAAGATGAGCTCAA GTATTTCCTTCAGAGGTTTGAGTGTGGAGCCAGAGTGTTAACCACCTCAGAAACCAAGACCTTTTTGGCAGCTGCAGATCATGATGGGGATGGTAAAATCGGGGCTGAAG